One Mytilus trossulus isolate FHL-02 chromosome 5, PNRI_Mtr1.1.1.hap1, whole genome shotgun sequence DNA segment encodes these proteins:
- the LOC134717558 gene encoding E3 ubiquitin-protein ligase TRIM71-like has translation MAQAASETCEICVSASGSHYCLECEQYFCDNCKGFHKRQRVTKNHQFQSSSDVIPEVKSKCKNHNEDVSFVCNTCNVAVCSSCVTGSHLGHAFSKLLDSISQLKKTNTTDLHSKVYEATQTMKQLEEGLKAFDLKVEGIVKAITEEGTKIKTMVDKCISEKIASVKDQSRKERNKLTKLLQDTQMDLKAGRDLDKKIHELNKTRNDGKLLQSLKKLTDDIAKLTVKPILEFPHIKYTAKSATDNDVKQLFGNYIIREMRTQQILNKERKLPSPKSDYKQDVIPKEQGKNLFRCLKCGKEERTDKLHWGFRYPCSCGGLMDYVETS, from the exons ATGGCACAGGCAGCTTCTGAAACTTGTGAGATTTGTGTTAGTGCCTCTGGATCTCATTACTGTTTAGAGTGTGAACAGTACTTTTGTGACAATTGTAAAGGCTTTCATAAACGGCAGAGAGTGACGAAGAACCACCAGTTTCAGTCTTCCTCTGATGTTATACCGGAAgttaaatcaaaatgtaaaaaccACAATGAAGACGTAAGTTTTGTATGTAATACTTGTAACGTAGCGGTATGTAGCAGTTGTGTGACAGGCAGTCATTTAGGGCATGCTTTTTCCAAACTTCTCGACAGCATATCACAGCTGAAGAAGACGAATACAACAGACTTGCACAGTAAGGTATATGAGGCAACCCAAACCATGAAGCAGCTAGAAGAAGGTCTGAAGGCATTTGATTTGAAGGTGGAAGGAATAGTCAAAGCAATTACAGAAGAAGGTACAAAGATAAAGACTATGGTTGATAAATGTATCTCAGAGAAGATTGCATCGGTCAAGGATCAATCCAGGAAGGAAAGGAACAAATTAACAAAGCTATTGCAAGATACTCAAATGGATTTAAAGGCAGGACGCGACTTAGACAAGAAAATACATGAACTGAACAAGACCCGAAACGATGGAAAATTGTTGCAGTCTTTAAAGAAGCTTACAGACGACATCGCAAAGCTGACGGTAAAGCCTATACTAGAATTTCCTCACATAAAGTATACTGCTAAGTCCGCAACAGATAACGACGTTAAACAGCTGTTTGGTAACTACATAATCAG gGAAATGCGTACACAACAAATCTTgaacaaagaaagaaaattgcCTTCACCCAAGAG TGATTACAAACAGGATGTGATACCAAAGGAGCAAGGGAAAAACCTGTTCAGATGTCTCAAGTGTGG AAAGGAAGAGAGAACTGATAA att GCA TTG GGGCTT ccG ttatcC ATGTTCATGTGGCGG ATTAATGGATTATGTCGAAACCAGTTAA